One Falco biarmicus isolate bFalBia1 chromosome 9, bFalBia1.pri, whole genome shotgun sequence genomic region harbors:
- the GPR21 gene encoding probable G-protein coupled receptor 21, whose amino-acid sequence MNSSLVGNQSGRPFCLLAVSYLETINFCLLEVVIIVFLMVLIISGNIIVIFVFHCAPLLNHHTTSYFIQTMAYADLLVGVSCLVPSLSLLHYPIVLSESLVCQIFGYVVSVLKSVSMASLACISIDRYIAITKPLTYNTLVTPWRLRICILIIWLYSCLVFLPSFRWGKPGYHGDVFQWCANSWNTDPYFTLFIVVMLYAPAAFIVCFTYFNIFRICQQHTKEINERRVRFSSQDGEAGEAQPCPDKRYAMVLFRITSVFYILWLPYIIYFLLESSNVYSNRIASFLTTWLAISNSFCNCVIYSLSNSVFQKGLKRLSGAICASCARQRVAKDSSASRSKRSSNGCHV is encoded by the coding sequence ATGAACTCCTCTCTGGTTGGCAACCAGAGTGGCCGGCCGTTCTGCCTCCTGGCCGTCAGCTATCTGGAGACCATCAATTTCTGCCTCCTGGAAGTGGTCATTATTGTGTTCCTCATGGTGCTGATTATTTCTGGCAACATTATCGTGATCTTTGTCTTTCACTGTGCACCTCTGCTGAACCACCACACCACCAGCTACTTCATCCAGACTATGGCGTATGCTGACCTCCTGGTGGGCGTGAGCTGTCTGGTGCCTTCTTTGTCTCTGCTGCACTATCCTATTGTTTTAAGTGAGTCCTTGGTTTGCCAAATCTTTGGGTATGTGGTATCGGTGCTGAAGAGCGTCTCCATGGCCTCTTTGGCGTGCATCAGTATTGACAGGTACATTGCCATCACAAAGCCGCTGACCTACAACACGCTGGTTACCCCGTGGAGGCTTCGGATCTGCATACTGATCATCTGGCTCTACTCCTGCCTGGTCTTCTTACCCTCCTTCCGCTGGGGAAAGCCTGGATACCACGGGGATGTGTTTCAGTGGTGTGCCAATTCCTGGAACACCGATCCCTACTTTACCCTCTTCATTGTGGTGATGCTCTACGCCCCAGCTGCGTTCATCGTCTGCTTCACTTACTTCAACATCTTCCGcatctgccagcagcacaccaAGGAGATCAACGAGAGGCGAGTGCGCTTCAGCTCTCAGGatggggaggctggggaggcacagccctgcccggACAAGCGCTACGCCATGGTTCTTTTCCGCATCACCAGTGTCTTCTATATCCTCTGGTTGCCCTACATTATCTATTTCCTGCTGGAGAGCTCCAATGTCTATAGTAACCGCATTGCATCCTTCTTGACCACTTGGCTTGCCATTAGCAACAGTTTCTGCAACTGTGTCATTTACAGTCTCTCCAACAGTGTCTTTCAGAAGGGGCTTAAGCGTCTCTCGGGGGCTATCTGCGCCTCTTGCGCTAGGCAGAGGGTAGCTAAGGACTCCTCTGCCTCTAGGAGCAAAAGATCTTCCAACGGATGTCATGTTTAA